Proteins encoded in a region of the Acidobacteriota bacterium genome:
- a CDS encoding SUMF1/EgtB/PvdO family nonheme iron enzyme, whose amino-acid sequence MPLLELEKLTLKHRYQIRRLLKKGSFAEIHQAWDLKQQRDVAVKVLNPMLGRSVDEDLKEKLVENFRQEVSLLAELRHPGIVELLDEGTEMDRRGEICRYLVLEYLPGGDLQEYCSRRPLLLEETLRYFREISSALELAHSRGIVHRDIKPGNLMFDATGAKLKLVDFGVAKRLRGDRSYEITRVGTDLYAPPEHHPHLEIGPEADQQSGRGKLTPAADVYSLAKTIYAAMSGQAPKEFRLRPIDRLPKLLANQIYGDALLRVLRRATAERIADRYLSVRDFWHDFVRITEIAFPHSSKFVEKTGETTTLRQQQQPVNQVRVIETARDLGRAMARRLSGNRRIVVDLAEHQRPQPLSLSMPHSPANFGNSFHTSHPQFSLSRFPLHPLQGITVLLIAIACSLLAKILLMHFLDSFFANGLAIIAGMAMAVLSYRLSSQALGLQPSLSTRQLPSFEFDVVTVDVRGRNVSTRRKQGRQLVENAGEQLGLEMVEIPSGSFWMGSLASEEAHTNCEEPRHRVTLNSFLLGKYPVTQLQWRIVAAWPKIRMNLNPNPSAFSGDSHPVETVSWNEAIEFCERLSQRTGRHYRLPSESEWEYACRAGTDTPFHFGGTLTSSLANYDGLRPYAYSLAGKSFERTTPVGNFGVANAFGLFDMHGNVWEWCQDDWHPDFHGAPGDGRAWVEEKSIRTMKVVRGGAWFNAARLCRSAYRYYASPEMRGNNCGFRVALNVEHV is encoded by the coding sequence ATGCCCCTGCTCGAACTGGAAAAACTGACACTCAAACATCGCTATCAAATTCGCCGTCTGCTGAAAAAGGGAAGCTTCGCGGAGATTCATCAAGCCTGGGATTTGAAGCAACAGCGGGACGTCGCCGTCAAAGTGTTGAACCCCATGCTGGGGCGTTCCGTTGACGAAGACCTGAAGGAAAAGCTGGTTGAAAATTTTCGGCAAGAGGTTTCGCTGTTGGCTGAGTTGCGCCATCCGGGCATCGTGGAGTTGCTGGACGAGGGCACGGAAATGGATCGGCGAGGCGAAATTTGCCGTTATCTGGTGCTGGAATATCTGCCCGGAGGCGATTTGCAGGAATACTGTTCGCGGCGGCCTTTGCTGTTGGAAGAAACGCTGCGCTATTTTCGGGAGATTTCTTCGGCGCTTGAACTGGCGCATTCGCGCGGCATCGTTCATCGCGACATCAAACCCGGCAACTTGATGTTCGACGCCACAGGCGCGAAATTGAAACTGGTGGATTTCGGCGTCGCCAAACGGCTGCGCGGCGACCGAAGCTACGAAATTACGCGCGTAGGAACCGACCTGTATGCGCCGCCGGAACATCATCCGCACCTGGAAATCGGCCCGGAAGCAGACCAGCAAAGCGGGCGCGGAAAGCTGACGCCGGCGGCGGATGTGTATTCGCTGGCCAAAACCATTTATGCAGCGATGAGCGGGCAAGCGCCCAAAGAATTCCGGTTGCGTCCGATTGATCGTTTGCCGAAATTGCTGGCTAACCAGATTTATGGCGACGCCTTGCTCAGGGTTTTGCGCCGCGCCACCGCCGAACGCATAGCGGATCGTTATCTGTCGGTGCGCGATTTCTGGCACGATTTTGTCCGCATCACAGAAATCGCATTTCCGCATTCATCGAAGTTCGTAGAGAAAACCGGCGAAACGACTACGCTGCGTCAGCAGCAGCAACCCGTGAACCAAGTCCGCGTGATCGAAACCGCGCGAGACCTAGGGCGTGCCATGGCGCGCCGATTGAGTGGTAACCGGCGGATTGTGGTTGATTTGGCTGAACACCAGCGGCCCCAACCACTTTCGCTCTCAATGCCGCACTCGCCGGCGAATTTCGGAAATTCTTTTCACACTTCTCATCCGCAGTTTTCGTTATCACGGTTTCCACTACATCCATTGCAGGGGATTACGGTTTTGTTGATTGCAATTGCCTGTTCCTTGTTGGCCAAAATCCTGTTGATGCATTTTCTGGATTCATTTTTCGCCAATGGGCTGGCGATAATTGCCGGAATGGCGATGGCGGTGTTGAGTTACCGTTTGTCATCGCAAGCACTGGGTTTACAACCTTCTTTGTCAACCAGGCAATTGCCCTCTTTTGAATTCGACGTGGTTACCGTTGACGTTCGCGGTCGCAATGTTTCAACCCGCAGAAAACAGGGACGGCAGTTGGTCGAAAACGCTGGCGAACAGTTGGGATTAGAGATGGTGGAAATTCCTTCGGGCAGTTTTTGGATGGGATCGCTGGCATCGGAAGAGGCTCACACCAATTGTGAGGAGCCGCGTCATCGCGTCACTCTCAACAGCTTTTTATTGGGGAAATATCCCGTTACGCAATTGCAGTGGCGCATTGTTGCCGCCTGGCCAAAAATTCGGATGAATCTGAATCCCAATCCGTCAGCATTTTCGGGCGACAGCCATCCTGTCGAAACGGTCTCGTGGAATGAAGCCATTGAATTTTGCGAACGATTATCGCAACGCACAGGTCGGCATTATCGCCTGCCTTCGGAATCGGAATGGGAGTATGCCTGCCGGGCGGGAACCGACACTCCGTTTCATTTCGGTGGCACGCTCACTTCCTCACTCGCCAATTACGACGGGCTTCGGCCGTATGCGTATAGTCTTGCCGGCAAATCCTTCGAACGGACGACTCCGGTCGGCAATTTTGGCGTGGCCAATGCATTTGGCCTGTTTGATATGCACGGAAATGTTTGGGAATGGTGTCAGGATGACTGGCATCCTGATTTTCACGGTGCGCCCGGCGATGGCCGCGCCTGGGTGGAGGAAAAATCCATCAGAACGATGAAAGTGGTGCGGGGCGGAGCCTGGTTCAATGCAGCCAGACTGTGCCGGTCGGCTTATCGGTATTATGCGTCGCCGGAAATGCGCGGAAACAATTGTGGTTTTCGCGTCGCTTTGAACGTCGAACACGTTTGA